From the Homo sapiens chromosome 1, GRCh38.p14 Primary Assembly genome, one window contains:
- the RAP1GAP gene encoding rap1 GTPase-activating protein 1 isoform 13 (isoform 13 is encoded by transcript variant 68): MIEKMQGSRMDEQRCSFPPPLKTEEDYIPYPSVHEVLGREGPFPLILLPQFGGYWIEGTNHEITSIPETEPLQSPTTKVKLECNPTARIYRKHFLGKEHFNYYSLDAALGHLVFSLKYDVIGDQEHLRLLLRTKCRTYHDVIPISCLTEFPNVVQMAKLVCEDVNVDRFYPVLYPKASRLIVTFDEHVISNNFKFGVIYQKLGQTSEEELFSTNEESPAFVEFLEFLGQKVKLQDFKGFRGGLDVTHGQTGTESVYCNFRNKEIMFHVSTKLPYTEGDAQQLQRKRHIGNDIVAVVFQDENTPFVPDMIASNFLHAYVVVQAEGGGPDGPLYKGPEFQEFLLTKLINAEYACYKAEKFAKLEERTRAALLETLYEELHIHSQSMMGLGGDEDKMENGSGGGGFFESFKRVIRSRSQSMDAMGLSNKKPNTVSTSHSGSFAPNNPDLAKAAGISLIVPGKSPTRKKSGPFGSRRSSAIGIENIQEVQEKRESPPAGQKTPDSGHVSQEPKSENSSTQSSPEMPTTKNRAETAAQRAEALKDFSRSSSSASSFASVVEETEGVDGEDTGLESVSSSGTPHKRDSFIYSTWLEDSVSTTSGGSSPGPSRSPHPDAGKLGDPACPEIKIQLEASEQHMPQLGC; the protein is encoded by the exons ATGATTGAGAAGATGCAG GGAAGCAGGATGGATGAACAACGCTGCTCCTTCCCGCCGCCCCTCAAA ACAGAGGAGGACTACATTCCATACCCGAGCGTGCACGAG GTCTTGGGGCGAGAAGGACCCTTCCCCCTCATCCTGCTGCCCCAGTTTGGGGGCTACTGGATTGAGGGCACCAACCACGAAATCACCAGCATCCCCGAGACAGAGCCACTGCAGTCGCCCACAACCAAGGTGAAGCTCGAGTGCAACCCCACAGCCCGCATCTACCGGAAGCACTTTCTCGGCAAG GAGCATTTCAATTACTACTCACTGGACGCTGCCCTCGGCCACCTTGTCTTCTCACTCAAGTACGATGTCATCGGGGACCAAGAGCACCTGCGGCTGCTGCTCAG GACCAAGTGCCGGACATACCATGATGTCATCCCCATCTCCTGCCTCACCGAGTTCCCTAATGTTGTCCAGATGGCAAAG TTGGTGTGTGAAGACGTCAATGTGGATCGGTTCTATCCTGTGCTCTACCCCAAG GCTTCCCGGCTCATCGTCACCTTTGACGAGCATGTCATCAGCAATAACTTCAAGTTTGGCGTCATTTATCAGAAGCTTGGGCAG ACCTCCGAGGAAGAACTCTTCAGCACCAATGAGGAAAGTCCCGCTTTCGTGGAGTTCCTTGAATTTCTTGGCCAGAAGGTCAAACTGCAGGACTTTAAGGG GTTCCGAGGAGGCCTGGACGTGACCCACGGGCAGACGGGGACCGAATCTGTGTACTGCAACTTCCGCAACAAGGAGATCATGTTTCACGTGTCCACCAAGCTGCCATACACGGAAGGGGACGCCCAGCAG TTGCAGCGGAAGCGGCACATCGGGAACGACATCGTGGCTGTGGTCTTCCAGGATGAGAACACTCCTTTCGTGCCCGACATGATCGCGTCCAACTTCCTGCATGCCTACGTCGTGGTGCAGGCTGAGGGCGGGGGCCCTGATGGCCCCCTCTACAAG GGGCCTGAGTTCCAGGAATTTTTGCTGACAAAGCTGATCAATGCTGAATATGCCTGCTACAAGGCAGAGAAGTTTGCCAAACTGGAG GAGCGGACGCGGGCCGCCCTCCTGGAGACGCTCTATGAGGAACTACACATCCACAGCCAGTCCATGATGGGCTTGGGCGGCGACGAGGACAAGATGGAGAATGGCAGTGGGGGCGGCGGCTTCTTTGAGTCTTTCAAG CGGGTCATCCGGAGCCGCAGCCAGTCCATGGATGCCATGGGGCTGAGCAACAAGAAGCCCAACACCGTGTCCACCAGCCACAGCGGGAGCTTCGCGCCCAACAACCCCGACCTGGCCAAGGCGGCTGGAATA TCACTGATTGTCCCTGGGAAGAGCCCCACGAGGAAGAAGTCGGGCCCGTTCGGCTCCCGCCGCAGCAGCGCCATTGGCATCGAGAACATACAGGAGGTGCAGGAGAAGAG GGAGAGCCCTCCGGCTGGTCAGAAGACCCCAGACAGCGGGCACGTCTCACAGGAGCCCAAGTCGGAGAACTCATCCACTCAGAGCTCCCCAGAGATGCCCACGACCAAGAACAG AGCGGAGACCGCAGCGCAGAGAGCAGAGGCGCTCAAGGACTTCTCCCGCTCCTCGTCCAGTGCCAGCAGCTTCGCCAGCGTGGTGGAGGAGACGGAGGGTGTGGACGGAGAGGACACAGGCCTG gagAGCGTGTCATCCTCAGGAACACCCCACAAGCGGGACTCCTTCATCTATAGCACGTGGCTGGAGGACAGTGTCAGCACCACTAGTGGGGGCAGCTCCCCAG gcccctctCGATCACCCCACCCAGACGCCGGCAAGTTGGGGGACCCTGCGTGTCCCGAGATCAAGATCCAGCTGGAAGCATCTGAGCAGCACATGCCCCAGCTG GGCTGTTAG
- the RAP1GAP gene encoding rap1 GTPase-activating protein 1 isoform 19 (isoform 19 is encoded by transcript variant 26), translating to MIEKMQGSRMDEQRCSFPPPLKTEEDYIPYPSVHEVLGREGPFPLILLPQFGGYWIEGTNHEITSIPETEPLQSPTTKVKLECNPTARIYRKHFLGKEHFNYYSLDAALGHLVFSLKYDVIGDQEHLRLLLRTKCRTYHDVIPISCLTEFPNVVQMAKLVCEDVNVDRFYPVLYPKASRLIVTFDEHVISNNFKFGVIYQKLGQTSEEELFSTNEESPAFVEFLEFLGQKVKLQDFKGFRGGLDVTHGQTGTESVYCNFRNKEIMFHVSTKLPYTEGDAQQLQRKRHIGNDIVAVVFQDENTPFVPDMIASNFLHAYVVVQAEGGGPDGPLYKGPEFQEFLLTKLINAEYACYKAEKFAKLEERTRAALLETLYEELHIHSQSMMGLGGDEDKMENGSGGGGFFESFKRVIRSRSQSMDAMGLSNKKPNTVSTSHSGSFAPNNPDLAKAAGISLLIPGKSASRFGRRGSAIGIGTVEEVVVRGAAGSGGCLHALFSARSQDGGHIGDVAPLPPGQAPGRAGWSGGSSDGTQHLLWGLSLIVPGKSPTRKKSGPFGSRRSSAIGIENIQEVQEKRESPPAGQKTPDSGHVSQEPKSENSSTQSSPEMPTTKNRAETAAQRAEALKDFSRSSSSASSFASVVEETEGVDGEDTGLESVSSSGTPHKRDSFIYSTWLEDSVSTTSGGSSPGPSRSPHPDAGKLGDPACPEIKIQLEASEQHMPQLGC from the exons ATGATTGAGAAGATGCAG GGAAGCAGGATGGATGAACAACGCTGCTCCTTCCCGCCGCCCCTCAAA ACAGAGGAGGACTACATTCCATACCCGAGCGTGCACGAG GTCTTGGGGCGAGAAGGACCCTTCCCCCTCATCCTGCTGCCCCAGTTTGGGGGCTACTGGATTGAGGGCACCAACCACGAAATCACCAGCATCCCCGAGACAGAGCCACTGCAGTCGCCCACAACCAAGGTGAAGCTCGAGTGCAACCCCACAGCCCGCATCTACCGGAAGCACTTTCTCGGCAAG GAGCATTTCAATTACTACTCACTGGACGCTGCCCTCGGCCACCTTGTCTTCTCACTCAAGTACGATGTCATCGGGGACCAAGAGCACCTGCGGCTGCTGCTCAG GACCAAGTGCCGGACATACCATGATGTCATCCCCATCTCCTGCCTCACCGAGTTCCCTAATGTTGTCCAGATGGCAAAG TTGGTGTGTGAAGACGTCAATGTGGATCGGTTCTATCCTGTGCTCTACCCCAAG GCTTCCCGGCTCATCGTCACCTTTGACGAGCATGTCATCAGCAATAACTTCAAGTTTGGCGTCATTTATCAGAAGCTTGGGCAG ACCTCCGAGGAAGAACTCTTCAGCACCAATGAGGAAAGTCCCGCTTTCGTGGAGTTCCTTGAATTTCTTGGCCAGAAGGTCAAACTGCAGGACTTTAAGGG GTTCCGAGGAGGCCTGGACGTGACCCACGGGCAGACGGGGACCGAATCTGTGTACTGCAACTTCCGCAACAAGGAGATCATGTTTCACGTGTCCACCAAGCTGCCATACACGGAAGGGGACGCCCAGCAG TTGCAGCGGAAGCGGCACATCGGGAACGACATCGTGGCTGTGGTCTTCCAGGATGAGAACACTCCTTTCGTGCCCGACATGATCGCGTCCAACTTCCTGCATGCCTACGTCGTGGTGCAGGCTGAGGGCGGGGGCCCTGATGGCCCCCTCTACAAG GGGCCTGAGTTCCAGGAATTTTTGCTGACAAAGCTGATCAATGCTGAATATGCCTGCTACAAGGCAGAGAAGTTTGCCAAACTGGAG GAGCGGACGCGGGCCGCCCTCCTGGAGACGCTCTATGAGGAACTACACATCCACAGCCAGTCCATGATGGGCTTGGGCGGCGACGAGGACAAGATGGAGAATGGCAGTGGGGGCGGCGGCTTCTTTGAGTCTTTCAAG CGGGTCATCCGGAGCCGCAGCCAGTCCATGGATGCCATGGGGCTGAGCAACAAGAAGCCCAACACCGTGTCCACCAGCCACAGCGGGAGCTTCGCGCCCAACAACCCCGACCTGGCCAAGGCGGCTGGAATA TCATTGCTTATTCCTGGGAAAAGTGCGAGTAGATTCGGACGCCGGGGCAGTGCCATAGGCATAGGAACCGTGGAAGAGGTTGTCGTCCGCGGGGCCGCCGGCTCTGGAGGCTGCCTGCACGCGCTGTTCTCTGCTCGCTCTCAGGACGGAGGCCATATTGGGGACGTTGCCCCTCTGCCCCCGGGACAGGCCCCAGGGCGTGCGGGATGGAGTGGCGGCAGCTCCGATGGCACTCAGCACCTGCTTTGGGGCCTG TCACTGATTGTCCCTGGGAAGAGCCCCACGAGGAAGAAGTCGGGCCCGTTCGGCTCCCGCCGCAGCAGCGCCATTGGCATCGAGAACATACAGGAGGTGCAGGAGAAGAG GGAGAGCCCTCCGGCTGGTCAGAAGACCCCAGACAGCGGGCACGTCTCACAGGAGCCCAAGTCGGAGAACTCATCCACTCAGAGCTCCCCAGAGATGCCCACGACCAAGAACAG AGCGGAGACCGCAGCGCAGAGAGCAGAGGCGCTCAAGGACTTCTCCCGCTCCTCGTCCAGTGCCAGCAGCTTCGCCAGCGTGGTGGAGGAGACGGAGGGTGTGGACGGAGAGGACACAGGCCTG gagAGCGTGTCATCCTCAGGAACACCCCACAAGCGGGACTCCTTCATCTATAGCACGTGGCTGGAGGACAGTGTCAGCACCACTAGTGGGGGCAGCTCCCCAG gcccctctCGATCACCCCACCCAGACGCCGGCAAGTTGGGGGACCCTGCGTGTCCCGAGATCAAGATCCAGCTGGAAGCATCTGAGCAGCACATGCCCCAGCTG GGCTGTTAG
- the RAP1GAP gene encoding rap1 GTPase-activating protein 1 isoform 35 (isoform 35 is encoded by transcript variant 86) yields the protein MSGRKRSFTFGAYGGVDKSFTSRRSVWRSDGQNQHFPQALDLSRVNLVPSYTPSLYPKNTDLFEMIEKMQGSRMDEQRCSFPPPLKTEEDYIPYPSVHEVLGREGPFPLILLPQFGGYWIEGTNHEITSIPETEPLQSPTTKVKLECNPTARIYRKHFLGKEHFNYYSLDAALGHLVFSLKYDVIGDQEHLRLLLRTKCRTYHDVIPISCLTEFPNVVQMAKLVCEDVNVDRFYPVLYPKASRLIVTFDEHVISNNFKFGVIYQKLGQTSEEELFSTNEESPAFVEFLEFLGQKVKLQDFKGFRGGLDVTHGQTGTESVYCNFRNKEIMFHVSTKLPYTEGDAQQDENTPFVPDMIASNFLHAYVVVQAEGGGPDGPLYKVSVTARDDVPFFGPPLPDPAVFRKGPEFQEFLLTKLINAEYACYKAEKFAKLERVIRSRSQSMDAMGLSNKKPNTVSTSHSGSFAPNNPDLAKAAGISLIVPGKSPTRKKSGPFGSRRSSAIGIENIQEVQEKRESPPAGQKTPDSGHVSQEPKSENSSTQSSPEMPTTKNRAETAAQRAEALKDFSRSSSSASSFASVVEETEGVDGEDTGLESVSSSGTPHKRDSFIYSTWLEDSVSTTSGGSSPGPSRSPHPDAGKLGDPACPEIKIQLEASEQHMPQLGC from the exons GAGGAGCGATGGGCAGAACCAGCACTTCCCTCAGGCACTAGACCTGTCACGAGTGAACTTAGTTCCCTCCTATACTCCTTCACTCTACCCTAAG AACACAGATCTATTTGAGATGATTGAGAAGATGCAG GGAAGCAGGATGGATGAACAACGCTGCTCCTTCCCGCCGCCCCTCAAA ACAGAGGAGGACTACATTCCATACCCGAGCGTGCACGAG GTCTTGGGGCGAGAAGGACCCTTCCCCCTCATCCTGCTGCCCCAGTTTGGGGGCTACTGGATTGAGGGCACCAACCACGAAATCACCAGCATCCCCGAGACAGAGCCACTGCAGTCGCCCACAACCAAGGTGAAGCTCGAGTGCAACCCCACAGCCCGCATCTACCGGAAGCACTTTCTCGGCAAG GAGCATTTCAATTACTACTCACTGGACGCTGCCCTCGGCCACCTTGTCTTCTCACTCAAGTACGATGTCATCGGGGACCAAGAGCACCTGCGGCTGCTGCTCAG GACCAAGTGCCGGACATACCATGATGTCATCCCCATCTCCTGCCTCACCGAGTTCCCTAATGTTGTCCAGATGGCAAAG TTGGTGTGTGAAGACGTCAATGTGGATCGGTTCTATCCTGTGCTCTACCCCAAG GCTTCCCGGCTCATCGTCACCTTTGACGAGCATGTCATCAGCAATAACTTCAAGTTTGGCGTCATTTATCAGAAGCTTGGGCAG ACCTCCGAGGAAGAACTCTTCAGCACCAATGAGGAAAGTCCCGCTTTCGTGGAGTTCCTTGAATTTCTTGGCCAGAAGGTCAAACTGCAGGACTTTAAGGG GTTCCGAGGAGGCCTGGACGTGACCCACGGGCAGACGGGGACCGAATCTGTGTACTGCAACTTCCGCAACAAGGAGATCATGTTTCACGTGTCCACCAAGCTGCCATACACGGAAGGGGACGCCCAGCAG GATGAGAACACTCCTTTCGTGCCCGACATGATCGCGTCCAACTTCCTGCATGCCTACGTCGTGGTGCAGGCTGAGGGCGGGGGCCCTGATGGCCCCCTCTACAAG GTCTCTGTCACTGCAAGAGATGATGTGCCCTTCTTTGGACCCCCCCTCCCGGACCCCGCTGTGTTCAGGAAG GGGCCTGAGTTCCAGGAATTTTTGCTGACAAAGCTGATCAATGCTGAATATGCCTGCTACAAGGCAGAGAAGTTTGCCAAACTGGAG CGGGTCATCCGGAGCCGCAGCCAGTCCATGGATGCCATGGGGCTGAGCAACAAGAAGCCCAACACCGTGTCCACCAGCCACAGCGGGAGCTTCGCGCCCAACAACCCCGACCTGGCCAAGGCGGCTGGAATA TCACTGATTGTCCCTGGGAAGAGCCCCACGAGGAAGAAGTCGGGCCCGTTCGGCTCCCGCCGCAGCAGCGCCATTGGCATCGAGAACATACAGGAGGTGCAGGAGAAGAG GGAGAGCCCTCCGGCTGGTCAGAAGACCCCAGACAGCGGGCACGTCTCACAGGAGCCCAAGTCGGAGAACTCATCCACTCAGAGCTCCCCAGAGATGCCCACGACCAAGAACAG AGCGGAGACCGCAGCGCAGAGAGCAGAGGCGCTCAAGGACTTCTCCCGCTCCTCGTCCAGTGCCAGCAGCTTCGCCAGCGTGGTGGAGGAGACGGAGGGTGTGGACGGAGAGGACACAGGCCTG gagAGCGTGTCATCCTCAGGAACACCCCACAAGCGGGACTCCTTCATCTATAGCACGTGGCTGGAGGACAGTGTCAGCACCACTAGTGGGGGCAGCTCCCCAG gcccctctCGATCACCCCACCCAGACGCCGGCAAGTTGGGGGACCCTGCGTGTCCCGAGATCAAGATCCAGCTGGAAGCATCTGAGCAGCACATGCCCCAGCTG GGCTGTTAG
- the RAP1GAP gene encoding rap1 GTPase-activating protein 1 isoform 27 (isoform 27 is encoded by transcript variant 64), producing MIEKMQGSRMDEQRCSFPPPLKTEEDYIPYPSVHEVLGREGPFPLILLPQFGGYWIEGTNHEITSIPETEPLQSPTTKVKLECNPTARIYRKHFLGKEHFNYYSLDAALGHLVFSLKYDVIGDQEHLRLLLRTKCRTYHDVIPISCLTEFPNVVQMAKLVCEDVNVDRFYPVLYPKASRLIVTFDEHVISNNFKFGVIYQKLGQTSEEELFSTNEESPAFVEFLEFLGQKVKLQDFKGFRGGLDVTHGQTGTESVYCNFRNKEIMFHVSTKLPYTEGDAQQDENTPFVPDMIASNFLHAYVVVQAEGGGPDGPLYKVSVTARDDVPFFGPPLPDPAVFRKGPEFQEFLLTKLINAEYACYKAEKFAKLEERTRAALLETLYEELHIHSQSMMGLGGDEDKMENGSGGGGFFESFKRVIRSRSQSMDAMGLSNKKPNTVSTSHSGSFAPNNPDLAKAAGISLIVPGKSPTRKKSGPFGSRRSSAIGIENIQEVQEKRESPPAGQKTPDSGHVSQEPKSENSSTQSSPEMPTTKNRAETAAQRAEALKDFSRSSSSASSFASVVEETEGVDGEDTGLESVSSSGTPHKRDSFIYSTWLEDSVSTTSGGSSPGPSRSPHPDAGKLGDPACPEIKIQLEASEQHMPQLGC from the exons ATGATTGAGAAGATGCAG GGAAGCAGGATGGATGAACAACGCTGCTCCTTCCCGCCGCCCCTCAAA ACAGAGGAGGACTACATTCCATACCCGAGCGTGCACGAG GTCTTGGGGCGAGAAGGACCCTTCCCCCTCATCCTGCTGCCCCAGTTTGGGGGCTACTGGATTGAGGGCACCAACCACGAAATCACCAGCATCCCCGAGACAGAGCCACTGCAGTCGCCCACAACCAAGGTGAAGCTCGAGTGCAACCCCACAGCCCGCATCTACCGGAAGCACTTTCTCGGCAAG GAGCATTTCAATTACTACTCACTGGACGCTGCCCTCGGCCACCTTGTCTTCTCACTCAAGTACGATGTCATCGGGGACCAAGAGCACCTGCGGCTGCTGCTCAG GACCAAGTGCCGGACATACCATGATGTCATCCCCATCTCCTGCCTCACCGAGTTCCCTAATGTTGTCCAGATGGCAAAG TTGGTGTGTGAAGACGTCAATGTGGATCGGTTCTATCCTGTGCTCTACCCCAAG GCTTCCCGGCTCATCGTCACCTTTGACGAGCATGTCATCAGCAATAACTTCAAGTTTGGCGTCATTTATCAGAAGCTTGGGCAG ACCTCCGAGGAAGAACTCTTCAGCACCAATGAGGAAAGTCCCGCTTTCGTGGAGTTCCTTGAATTTCTTGGCCAGAAGGTCAAACTGCAGGACTTTAAGGG GTTCCGAGGAGGCCTGGACGTGACCCACGGGCAGACGGGGACCGAATCTGTGTACTGCAACTTCCGCAACAAGGAGATCATGTTTCACGTGTCCACCAAGCTGCCATACACGGAAGGGGACGCCCAGCAG GATGAGAACACTCCTTTCGTGCCCGACATGATCGCGTCCAACTTCCTGCATGCCTACGTCGTGGTGCAGGCTGAGGGCGGGGGCCCTGATGGCCCCCTCTACAAG GTCTCTGTCACTGCAAGAGATGATGTGCCCTTCTTTGGACCCCCCCTCCCGGACCCCGCTGTGTTCAGGAAG GGGCCTGAGTTCCAGGAATTTTTGCTGACAAAGCTGATCAATGCTGAATATGCCTGCTACAAGGCAGAGAAGTTTGCCAAACTGGAG GAGCGGACGCGGGCCGCCCTCCTGGAGACGCTCTATGAGGAACTACACATCCACAGCCAGTCCATGATGGGCTTGGGCGGCGACGAGGACAAGATGGAGAATGGCAGTGGGGGCGGCGGCTTCTTTGAGTCTTTCAAG CGGGTCATCCGGAGCCGCAGCCAGTCCATGGATGCCATGGGGCTGAGCAACAAGAAGCCCAACACCGTGTCCACCAGCCACAGCGGGAGCTTCGCGCCCAACAACCCCGACCTGGCCAAGGCGGCTGGAATA TCACTGATTGTCCCTGGGAAGAGCCCCACGAGGAAGAAGTCGGGCCCGTTCGGCTCCCGCCGCAGCAGCGCCATTGGCATCGAGAACATACAGGAGGTGCAGGAGAAGAG GGAGAGCCCTCCGGCTGGTCAGAAGACCCCAGACAGCGGGCACGTCTCACAGGAGCCCAAGTCGGAGAACTCATCCACTCAGAGCTCCCCAGAGATGCCCACGACCAAGAACAG AGCGGAGACCGCAGCGCAGAGAGCAGAGGCGCTCAAGGACTTCTCCCGCTCCTCGTCCAGTGCCAGCAGCTTCGCCAGCGTGGTGGAGGAGACGGAGGGTGTGGACGGAGAGGACACAGGCCTG gagAGCGTGTCATCCTCAGGAACACCCCACAAGCGGGACTCCTTCATCTATAGCACGTGGCTGGAGGACAGTGTCAGCACCACTAGTGGGGGCAGCTCCCCAG gcccctctCGATCACCCCACCCAGACGCCGGCAAGTTGGGGGACCCTGCGTGTCCCGAGATCAAGATCCAGCTGGAAGCATCTGAGCAGCACATGCCCCAGCTG GGCTGTTAG
- the RAP1GAP gene encoding rap1 GTPase-activating protein 1 isoform 38 (isoform 38 is encoded by transcript variant 89), with translation MSGRKRSFTFGAYGGVDKSFTSRRSVWRSDGQNQHFPQALDLSRVNLVPSYTPSLYPKNTDLFEMIEKMQGSRMDEQRCSFPPPLKTEEDYIPYPSVHEVLGREGPFPLILLPQFGGYWIEGTNHEITSIPETEPLQSPTTKVKLECNPTARIYRKHFLGKEHFNYYSLDAALGHLVFSLKYDVIGDQEHLRLLLRTKCRTYHDVIPISCLTEFPNVVQMAKLVCEDVNVDRFYPVLYPKASRLIVTFDEHVISNNFKFGVIYQKLGQTSEEELFSTNEESPAFVEFLEFLGQKVKLQDFKGFRGGLDVTHGQTGTESVYCNFRNKEIMFHVSTKLPYTEGDAQQLQRKRHIGNDIVAVVFQDENTPFVPDMIASNFLHAYVVVQAEGGGPDGPLYKVSVTARDDVPFFGPPLPDPAVFRKGPEFQEFLLTKLINAEYACYKAEKFAKLEERTRAALLETLYEELHIHSQSMMGLGGDEDKMENGSGGGGFFESFKRVIRSRSQSMDAMGLSNKKPNTVSTSHSGSFAPNNPDLAKAAGISLIVPGKSPTRKKSGPFGSRRSSAIGIENIQEVQEKRESPPAGQKTPDSGHVSQEPKSENSSTQSSPEMPTTKNRAETAAQRAEALKDFSRSSSSASSFASVVEETEGVDGEDTGLESVSSSGTPHKRDSFIYSTWLEDSVSTTSGGSSPDAGKLGDPACPEIKIQLEASEQHMPQLGC, from the exons GAGGAGCGATGGGCAGAACCAGCACTTCCCTCAGGCACTAGACCTGTCACGAGTGAACTTAGTTCCCTCCTATACTCCTTCACTCTACCCTAAG AACACAGATCTATTTGAGATGATTGAGAAGATGCAG GGAAGCAGGATGGATGAACAACGCTGCTCCTTCCCGCCGCCCCTCAAA ACAGAGGAGGACTACATTCCATACCCGAGCGTGCACGAG GTCTTGGGGCGAGAAGGACCCTTCCCCCTCATCCTGCTGCCCCAGTTTGGGGGCTACTGGATTGAGGGCACCAACCACGAAATCACCAGCATCCCCGAGACAGAGCCACTGCAGTCGCCCACAACCAAGGTGAAGCTCGAGTGCAACCCCACAGCCCGCATCTACCGGAAGCACTTTCTCGGCAAG GAGCATTTCAATTACTACTCACTGGACGCTGCCCTCGGCCACCTTGTCTTCTCACTCAAGTACGATGTCATCGGGGACCAAGAGCACCTGCGGCTGCTGCTCAG GACCAAGTGCCGGACATACCATGATGTCATCCCCATCTCCTGCCTCACCGAGTTCCCTAATGTTGTCCAGATGGCAAAG TTGGTGTGTGAAGACGTCAATGTGGATCGGTTCTATCCTGTGCTCTACCCCAAG GCTTCCCGGCTCATCGTCACCTTTGACGAGCATGTCATCAGCAATAACTTCAAGTTTGGCGTCATTTATCAGAAGCTTGGGCAG ACCTCCGAGGAAGAACTCTTCAGCACCAATGAGGAAAGTCCCGCTTTCGTGGAGTTCCTTGAATTTCTTGGCCAGAAGGTCAAACTGCAGGACTTTAAGGG GTTCCGAGGAGGCCTGGACGTGACCCACGGGCAGACGGGGACCGAATCTGTGTACTGCAACTTCCGCAACAAGGAGATCATGTTTCACGTGTCCACCAAGCTGCCATACACGGAAGGGGACGCCCAGCAG TTGCAGCGGAAGCGGCACATCGGGAACGACATCGTGGCTGTGGTCTTCCAGGATGAGAACACTCCTTTCGTGCCCGACATGATCGCGTCCAACTTCCTGCATGCCTACGTCGTGGTGCAGGCTGAGGGCGGGGGCCCTGATGGCCCCCTCTACAAG GTCTCTGTCACTGCAAGAGATGATGTGCCCTTCTTTGGACCCCCCCTCCCGGACCCCGCTGTGTTCAGGAAG GGGCCTGAGTTCCAGGAATTTTTGCTGACAAAGCTGATCAATGCTGAATATGCCTGCTACAAGGCAGAGAAGTTTGCCAAACTGGAG GAGCGGACGCGGGCCGCCCTCCTGGAGACGCTCTATGAGGAACTACACATCCACAGCCAGTCCATGATGGGCTTGGGCGGCGACGAGGACAAGATGGAGAATGGCAGTGGGGGCGGCGGCTTCTTTGAGTCTTTCAAG CGGGTCATCCGGAGCCGCAGCCAGTCCATGGATGCCATGGGGCTGAGCAACAAGAAGCCCAACACCGTGTCCACCAGCCACAGCGGGAGCTTCGCGCCCAACAACCCCGACCTGGCCAAGGCGGCTGGAATA TCACTGATTGTCCCTGGGAAGAGCCCCACGAGGAAGAAGTCGGGCCCGTTCGGCTCCCGCCGCAGCAGCGCCATTGGCATCGAGAACATACAGGAGGTGCAGGAGAAGAG GGAGAGCCCTCCGGCTGGTCAGAAGACCCCAGACAGCGGGCACGTCTCACAGGAGCCCAAGTCGGAGAACTCATCCACTCAGAGCTCCCCAGAGATGCCCACGACCAAGAACAG AGCGGAGACCGCAGCGCAGAGAGCAGAGGCGCTCAAGGACTTCTCCCGCTCCTCGTCCAGTGCCAGCAGCTTCGCCAGCGTGGTGGAGGAGACGGAGGGTGTGGACGGAGAGGACACAGGCCTG gagAGCGTGTCATCCTCAGGAACACCCCACAAGCGGGACTCCTTCATCTATAGCACGTGGCTGGAGGACAGTGTCAGCACCACTAGTGGGGGCAGCTCCCCAG ACGCCGGCAAGTTGGGGGACCCTGCGTGTCCCGAGATCAAGATCCAGCTGGAAGCATCTGAGCAGCACATGCCCCAGCTG GGCTGTTAG